The nucleotide window TATCAATCCACATGCAATTAGACTCATTCACAATCCTACCCATCAACCAAAATTCCAAACCCAATTAAAAGACCCaaaacttcttcatcttcttccaaCCTATGTTTGCTACGGCCCTCGTGTTTCTACTACCAAATATAGTGCAGTGGATATAATTGTTTCTCTCTTAACTAAAGGGCTCAAGTTCTAGCccagaataaaaaaaatctttgatagaaagCAATTTCCTCTAAATAAAAATACGAATATTAAAcaccaaatagaaaaaaaaaaacctaaagtTTTTACAGTCTACAGTACTCCTAAATTCATTCCTTCCAATTCTCATTCTCCCTTTCTCTCCCTGCCTTATTTTTCAGttctaaaaaaattgttctttaatTACTTCTTCctaattctaattatttcattattttagtttcttcaaaaaaaatatgaagtgaAATACTGAAAATCCACTAGCTTTGAAATATAGAAACAATCAAATTAAGCTGCATACATCACTGTACTTTCACTTGACACCTATCATAATGATAAACGGCTCGTCTCGCCGTGACCTTCTCTtgaattctcaaaaaacttCTGTCGCTCCATTTAcgagaaaattaaaactaaaaaaaataacagtGAATATCAGATGATCCAtttttgattttctaaaaaaatcgtcaaagttttgagttgagtgatTTAACTGATACAAAATGTCTAAATTGAGCAACTTtgttgatacaaaataaaattcaatgacTTTCctatataaattctcaaagttgaCTGACCTTTCCAATATCAACTCAAATCTTCCCATATTTCTTAAAACTCCGTGCCCAGTCAAATTACGTCACGTCACGGTAAAGAGAGAGTATTATTATTGCCCTCTTAACCCAACCAACATTTGTAACCAACATTTGTCACAAATTTCTCCCTCCATTCCAATTTTCCTTGGCTGAGATTATTTCTTAGTCCCAAATTATACCAAAGCAATGGCAACTAACAATGCAGTTATACACAATCCAATTTCTCAACTcaaatttttcctatttttaagAACTTCATAACAAACACTCAATTTTCTCTTGGTGGATATGCTATATCCTCAACAATTTCGTATAACTCGTAATTCATTGAGTAATAGGAGATAATCTTTTTTTTCCGTCATGGCAGGTCCTAAAACGCCTCCGTACTATAGCCCAACGTACAAGAAGAATGGGGCAAACTACCCGTCTTCACCTCATTCAATACGAATCAATGTATATACATTGGCTATCGCGTTTACTGTCCTCTGTTCTTTCGCGTATTTGATAGGCAGAGGATCCATTTCCACCTCCCCTGTTTCTAATGTTGCTACTTCCGTCCCCTGCATTCCTTTAAAAATCACTTCTTCAACCACTGGAGTTTCCAAAAATTCTTCGTCTGGCACACAAGTTGATGAGGAAGGTGAAGGCGCGGTATCTGATGATGTTAAAGTTTACCCGTCATGTGACTTTAAATATAGTGAGTATACGCCTTGTGAAGATCCTCAACGATCGTTGAAATTCAAGAGGGATAGATTGATTTATAGGGAGAGGCATTGTCCTGACAAGACTCAGTTGTTGAAATGTCGTGTACCAGCGCCTTATGGTTATAAGAAGCCGTTTAAGTGGCCTAAGAGTAGGGATTTGGCGTGGTACGCCAATGTACCTCACAAGGAATTGACAGTGGAGAAGGCGGTTCAAAATTGGATTCGTAAAGAAGGAGATAAGTTTAGGTTCCCTGGTGGAGGGACTATGTTTCCTAATGGTGCCGATGCATACGTTGATGACATTGATAAGTTGATCAATCTTAAAGATGGTTCCATTAGGACCGCCATTGACACGGGCTGTGGGGTAATTTTACCATCATTATCTATTATAGGATTTCATTTTAGATGTTTGGTCTAAAGAAATCGCGATGATCTATGCAGGTGGCGAGTTGGGGAGCTTATCTTCTATCGCGAGATATTCTAGCAATGTCATTTGCACCTAGAGATACACATGAAGCACAAGTTCAATTTGCTCTTGAGCGAGGCGTTCCTGCATTGATTGGAGTGCTCGCGTCTAAGAGGCTTCCCTATCCATCTAGAGCTTTCGACATGGCTCATTGCTCTCGTTGCCTTATTCCTTGGGACCTATATGGTGCgtataattaagtaaatgaaaatgtGTTATCTCTTAAAtccaaattttgttttttatatgttATGTTTGGATTGGTGTGTGGTGGATATATCAGATGGCGCGTACTTAATGGAAGTCGATAGAGTTTTGAGGCCCGGTGGATATTGGATACTCTCCGGTCCACCAATCCGTTGGAGGAAATATTTCAAAGGATGGGAAAGAACCAGAGATGACCTTAACGGTGAGCAAACCCGTATTGAAGAGGTAGCTAAGAAACTCTGCTGGAAAAAATTCGTCGAAAAAGATGACATTGCAATATGGCAAAAGCCATACAATCATTTCCAGTGCaaagaacaaaagaagaaaCTAATGTGTCCTGCCCAAGATTATGATAAAGCCTGGTTTGTGCTTTTCCAACTACTCAATCTTTTAATATCTTAGCTACTCATCCCtccgtttcattttacttgACGATGTTTGACTGGATCATATGATGATTGATGACATTCAAGTATGTGATGACATTGATCTTGCTTCATATATGTTGTATACGTTATTTTTAGGTACACGGAGCTTGAAACGTGTATAACTCCCTTGCCCGAAGTGTCAAGTGATGAAGATGTGGCTGGAGGACAATTGGAAAAATGGCCTAAAAGATTGAATGCGATACCACCAAGGATCAGCAGTGGAACTGTGAAAGGGGTTACGGCTGGATCATTCGAAAAAGATTCACAGTTATGGCAGAAGAGAGTTTCTTATTACAAGAGTGTTGACGACAAACTTAATCAACCAGGGAGATATAGAAATCTATTAGACATGAATGCTAACCTTGGTGGTTTTGCTGCTAGTTGGGTTGATGATCCTGTTTGGGTAATGAATATTGTTCCTGCTGAAGCAGAGGTCAATACACTTGGTGTCATTTATGAAAGAGGATTGATTGGAACATATCAAAGCTGGTAAATTTCTTAGGTTCTTCAATATCCCCCCCCNcccccccccccccccctccacaCGCTCatttttaagtaaataaaagtgtGTTCTGTGTCACGTGTCCTCAAACCTTTATGATTTTGAGGCAGACATGGGACCAATCTTTGAACTTCTCATTCAGTGAGACCCTAGGTCTTGTTTTGTTTTCTAGGGCATACATTAACCTTGTTAGGAAGTGGAGTTCGCTAGCCGATGGTATATCTTTAATATCACCGATCACATAGTCTACAATGTCTTTCACTGCATCGCGTTTCCGGGGCTGAATCCTCTTTCTTGAGAGATCGCTTTCGCATGTTGGTTGAACACCTTGATGTGTATGTCTAATTTGTTAGGGTGACACTTTGCTTCCTTTATACTCCTTGGAGACGAGAAACTCTTGTTCCCTTCTCCTTTCTACTCTCCCGAGGATGTTTTAGAGGAGCCGGTTCCCCTTTGATGGCGAAGGGAAATTTCAATTGATAGACGGTTTTCCACGAGCTGGGACGTGGAagtggaggggggggggggggttgaaTCCCCCTATGTTCCAAATGACTAGTTTTACTAGCATTTAAACTTCACAATAAGATGGTCACGTATTTCAAGAGTTAGAAGTTTGAATGGTCACACAACTTTGGGTAATTGATCATCATAttcactcaactttgttttgtcttttttcaaaagtcactcaactttgataAGTTAGCTTCCATAATCgtcattattttcaaaaatataattttcggTACCTATTCAATGAAGTGACAACTAACAACTataaatttttagatgaaaataTTCCAAAGTCATGTATTAACCATGAATTTTGTTGTAGGTGTGAAGCTATGTCAACTTACCCAAGAACATACGATCTTCTTCATGCTGATTCAATATTTACTATGTACAAAGAGAGGTAAATTCTATCATCATTTTAAATTCTATACTCTCTTTGTCCCTATTTATACAAAGATATGCTACTTTGAGAGTCTATattgacttatagtacttttcaaatataaaataattcataacgttttcttaaaagatatttaaaaattttatacaaaaattcataattaaaattaagtcTCTAGACCATCGTACTCTGAACCCCTTCACAAATATTAGAATAGAGGGAGTATCTTATTTCCCATGACGGCCTtgttcttttacttttatttccTTCACATATTTTTTCGGAAACTTTTTAAAAGATATACCGTccaacataaaatattatatgtcAGATAGTCCAATACACCATTATAATATTATGTAACATTATAGCTAGAGGAAAACATTTTACAGAATATGtcaattctataaaaaaatgtataataatatataaaatacgCTTATACACAAACATAGGCTAAACTAGTCTATTTTTTATGAGACTACGTCAACACACATACTTTTGcgtaatattttctaatatgtATTGAATTCCCTTACCGAAAATCCTGATTCCGCTATATGAGTGACCTTTTTTTATGATATACTTGTCAATTTTGATATGTAGATGTGACATGGAAGACATACTACTAGAAATGGATAGAATATTAAGGCCAGAAGGAAGTATAATAATACGTGAGGATGTAGATATATTGGTTGAAGTAAAGAGGATTGTAGATGGGCTAAATTGGGAGAGTTTAATTGTGGATCATGAAGATGGCCCAATGGAAAGAGAAAAACTTCTATTTGCAGTGAAGACATATTGGACTGCACCAGCAAACACCACCACAAGCCCAAGGATCTAATTTTGTAATGACGTCAATAGCagcaacaacatattcagtataattCCACGACTGCGGTCTGAGAAGGATCTAATTTTGTGAAATTaacaattttgttttctttgtttaaattcCTCTATACTAATGGTCCTGttcatctttctttctttttttttttctattttttttttgtttttggagtGAAGTGTAAAATTGAATGAATTTTGATGTAGGCATTTCACTCTTGTGACTAAATTTTGTATAGTAGTTTGTCAAAGCTTTTGTAAACAAATTCTATTTGTCTTGATATGACTAatggattttattttatgtcttgAAAGTGCCTTTTGAActctttttacttatttatttgaaattatttcaatataaagttcTTAGATCAAGAGTCAATCAATAAATTTTGcacttcattttttaaaattattattattaagaatAACAGGTAATATATATCCACAAGTCCACTTATAATATATCAAGCAATATGTCTCAAACAACTTATGTCATGTGAGAGCCACAAAATGAATTCCGGTTAAAGAAGGAAATTAATTTAACTCCCCATACGATGGTataatataggaaaaattacatgGTTAAACAaacataaactaattaactagtcattatagctatagttttagttaattaCCACTCGCAACCAACATTCAGTGATAATTACGTGGGTTGGGGttttgagtttgtataattcacacatttgtataattcagaatttgtataatataatttgtataactatttaatgttcaaatatttgtgtttgtataaattcgttatttcaagtttatacaaaaataactcaattatacaaacgtatccgcaaattatacaaaaaaaaggCAGCTTAAACTCTAGCTACAACCCGTAAATATGCAAAATATagctatggagcataattaagtttattatagtgacTATTTACGGAAATTCCATATAATATATTAGGGTTCAATTACAAAGTGTGgaaaaaaaatgcaagaaagctgattgtcaatatcttcaatTAGGTCATTCACACAAAGGGTCTCATCTTATAAACACCTTTTTTTCTCAGCTCTATATATATTTCTCCCTTTTGGCACAACTTAAACCAATTCATCTACTTTCATTTTCTTTCGACAATCATTTATAAGTTATATaacaacttatatatatttgaatatcGACCATGGCAGCTGTGAAGTCATCATCATCAGTTGtttcattgttgttgttgagcttgCTTGTGATTGTGCTGCAAAGCCGGGTGATCGAATGTCAGCCACAGCAGTCATGCACCGCGTCACTTACAGGCTTGAACGTCTGCGCACCATTCCTGGTGCCAGGCTCACCTACTGCAAGCACAGAGTGTTGCAATGCAGTACAGTCAATTAATCATGACTGTATGTGCAACACTATGCGTATTGCAGCTCAAATTCCAGCTCAGTGCAACCTCCCTCCACTCTCTTGTTCCGGTTAGTATAAATTTAAGGCctcttattaaaatttaattttaagctACTGAATTTGCTTGAAAGAGCAAATCTGATTCAaatttattactatattattaCGATGATTTActcattgatttttatttttgttgcagCAAATTGAGTTTGAGATCAGTGGCCAGCAAGTTTACATATGCTACATGagcaaattaaataatatcgTAACAATAAATTAGCGTTGTCTCttctgtcttttttttttttgggttgtaCTATCATATGATTATCAATAAACAAATTATGTGACTTGGttaattttctattaattatttcaagCTCAAATATTAAGTACGATGGGTTTCTGACTGACTAATATTGGAAGATTGACACACTTAAACGTATGCTAACGATgaatataacttaaactcattttttaaaagaggtAGTTCGAATCCACCAATAAAAACTCCCCGAAAAAATTGTACGCGTTGGACAACTTTTGCTATATGCTTTACGAAATTGAAAGAGGATTTTTTTTTGCCATATGTCGGTTTCATTATCTGATACATTTGGAATCTTGAGCGTTAATCAAATTTTCTTTATtcgtcttttaaatattttaagttgttaattatagtaatttttcaTGTAGTTTTcaactatataaattttattttaaaaaatttaatgtttttatatcaaaattcagtatcaaaatttaaaaaatttgaatctagaaattttaattatgtcatataaattagggacacagaaaataatattttacaacAAGTAATAGATGAGAGAAGCTACTTATACGCATATATATAGTAGGACCCTAAGAGAGTTTGACATTGCTTACGAAAAAATCTGCATACATTCCTGATATTACACTGTGTCACTTTGCATAGTGCAGAAACACCTTATTCAATttgcataattttattttttatttgttgatgtTGATGAAGTTGGACGTAGGTTCATCTTCTTCTAGCAGCAGTTTCTCTTTGGGCATTAAAGTAAACAGCAGCAACAGGGGAACCCAATCCATTTTCTGCTGCAAATTTTCGAGTGTTGAAATGGTCTCTTGTTGCTGGTGGTTTTACTGTTTGTCTTCCTCTATTTTGCTTATATAATACGAACACGTATCGATGAATTCCGATCACTGGTTTTGGACTATCGTAGCTCACTATCTCTTTTCCTATAAAAAATTGATGTATTACTACGTGTTAGATCATTTGTTGAagttataattaagtaaataaaatgaTAACGAATGAGTCAAGTTGATTTGCTTACCAAAAGAAGCATCAGTTGAACCAGGAATATCTGTCACAATCCTGAAAAAGCAAAACCCAAATTTAAAGTCCATGCAAATATGACTAGCCTTTGTGAGAAGTAGTGGAAACATATAAAATTTGGCGTAAATTGTTAGTTTCATCTCCGAACTATCAACTtgattaactaaactaaaatacACTCTCATTCTTACAACATGAGTGGAGTACACCCCTAAATTCACGTCAAGTTTAGGGATGTTTTCAACACTTTCTCTCggttttttattaagagtttcatgCTCCTACAAGAATTTGAGACCACTTGTTGTGTCATGTGGCAGATCGATGGTGTATTTAAGTACAGTTAATCAAGTCAAAAGACGTTTTCAAGACTTTCAATAGTTTGAAAATGAAACTGATAATTCACGCCAAATTTAAGAGTGTTATCAATAGTTCTGTCAAGCGTTTTAATGCTtttttatcaacaattaatataCTTACCAGTGGAGGTGTTCCCTTAAGTAAGGATCACTAGGACCTGGAACATCTGGGTCAGTCATGATCtttttcaaacaaaagaaagaaaacaacatagttaaaaatttacaatttagaggatggaaaaaaaagaagataatttaAAAATGAGACCCGAGTTGCAATTCTTCTCCTATcaatatatatgattaaaaaaaatgtttcaaaatgttaatcaaaatttatatattcctTATGTTCCAATTTAattgtcttacttttctttttaatctgtGTGAGAAAGAGTGTCTCATTCTGTATTTTAAATAAGTTCTTTAAATTTCAACATCGTTATACATGAAAAGTTTAATCAAGACCACTAGATGTGTTCAGTCAAACTATGACGcttaaattattgaaatgagAGGAGTAGTTGAATCTAAATCTCGAGAAGtgaaaaatgtcacataaattaggtaTAGACACGACATACAAGTGTGTAAGCAGATCTCATGTCTTCACCACCTATCTCCACACGAGGCTTAGAAGCAATGACAAGAGGCATGAGTTCATGACCATTAAACACTTGTTTGCTTCCATTATATATCACATTCATTTTCACACTTGGGTTGAAACTATCTA belongs to Solanum stenotomum isolate F172 chromosome 1, ASM1918654v1, whole genome shotgun sequence and includes:
- the LOC125871293 gene encoding CEN-like protein 1 isoform X2, giving the protein MSCRDIEPLVVERVIGEVVDSFNPSVKMNVIYNGSKQVFNGHELMPPLIASKPRVEIGGEDMRSAYTLIMTDPDVPGPSDPYLREHLHWIVTDIPGSTDASFGKEIVSYDSPKPVIGIHRYVFVLYKQNRGRQTVKPPATRDHFNTRKFAAENGLGSPVAAVYFNAQRETAARRR
- the LOC125871368 gene encoding protein 108; protein product: MAAVKSSSSVVSLLLLSLLVIVLQSRVIECQPQQSCTASLTGLNVCAPFLVPGSPTASTECCNAVQSINHDCMCNTMRIAAQIPAQCNLPPLSCSAN
- the LOC125871293 gene encoding CEN-like protein 1 isoform X1; this translates as MSCRDIEPLVVARVIGEVVDSFNPSVKMNVIYNGSKQVFNGHELMPLVIASKPRVEIGGEDMRSAYTLIMTDPDVPGPSDPYLREHLHWIVTDIPGSTDASFGKEIVSYDSPKPVIGIHRYVFVLYKQNRGRQTVKPPATRDHFNTRKFAAENGLGSPVAAVYFNAQRETAARRR
- the LOC125871020 gene encoding probable methyltransferase PMT15, encoding MAGPKTPPYYSPTYKKNGANYPSSPHSIRINVYTLAIAFTVLCSFAYLIGRGSISTSPVSNVATSVPCIPLKITSSTTGVSKNSSSGTQVDEEGEGAVSDDVKVYPSCDFKYSEYTPCEDPQRSLKFKRDRLIYRERHCPDKTQLLKCRVPAPYGYKKPFKWPKSRDLAWYANVPHKELTVEKAVQNWIRKEGDKFRFPGGGTMFPNGADAYVDDIDKLINLKDGSIRTAIDTGCGVASWGAYLLSRDILAMSFAPRDTHEAQVQFALERGVPALIGVLASKRLPYPSRAFDMAHCSRCLIPWDLYDGAYLMEVDRVLRPGGYWILSGPPIRWRKYFKGWERTRDDLNGEQTRIEEVAKKLCWKKFVEKDDIAIWQKPYNHFQCKEQKKKLMCPAQDYDKAWYTELETCITPLPEVSSDEDVAGGQLEKWPKRLNAIPPRISSGTVKGVTAGSFEKDSQLWQKRVSYYKSVDDKLNQPGRYRNLLDMNANLGGFAASWVDDPVWVMNIVPAEAEVNTLGVIYERGLIGTYQSWCEAMSTYPRTYDLLHADSIFTMYKERCDMEDILLEMDRILRPEGSIIIREDVDILVEVKRIVDGLNWESLIVDHEDGPMEREKLLFAVKTYWTAPANTTTSPRI